The Porites lutea chromosome 11, jaPorLute2.1, whole genome shotgun sequence genome includes a region encoding these proteins:
- the LOC140952761 gene encoding carbohydrate sulfotransferase 4-like isoform X1 yields the protein MVGSRTKRHLFSVLITAAFLSVGFLFALLERYPQDIFKIQNSFPALGDAFVTDKQMVTWTPANTTKDTSSANPQLQTSSKRQVLLIVAHGRSGSTFLADIFNHHPRVFYVFEPLHGLIPKQKDQNYETYALNFLYRIFQCDFSAENAARHFGHFYRHYSRALSSPPFCKYELSDPRWHFNFCFPLDEATLEHSCKSQYNTIVYKLLFDRIPGNSVEKLFGVCELARIECKVIHLIRDIRPVVMSARKVAFFREVDHKSKPSLRQFVYFHCEVTENNLQLAKSLDLSLRRRYVLVRYEDLAVQPLQLLDYLFEFAGLEVLESIKQWVVNTTQPNFNDLQQQARNPTSVIRNSLEVLNKWRLKADPLDMNIIERYCRDVMKMMGYIPIQGSYRLLRNLSSPLFNDTFPAQQWIKGYQKSLL from the coding sequence ATGGTTGGAAGTCGAACTAAAAGGCATCTCTTCAGTGTATTGATAACAGCCGCTTTTCTTTCTGTCGGATTTCTGTTTGCTCTCTTGGAAAGATATCCtcaagacatttttaaaatacaaaactcATTTCCTGCGTTAGGTGACGCATTTGTAACCGATAAGCAGATGGTAACATGGACTCCTGCGAACACAACAAAGGATACCTCCTCGGCAAATCCACAATTACAAACCTCAAGTAAACGTCAAGTTTTGCTCATAGTAGCTCATGGCAGATCTGGTTCGACATTCCTGGCGGATATTTTTAACCACCATCCGCGCGTTTTCTACGTCTTCGAGCCTCTTCACGGGTTGATTCCTAAACAGAAAGACCAAAATTACGAGACGTACGCATTGAATTTTCTTTACCGCATTTTCCAGTGCGATTTCAGCGCTGAAAATGCCGCGCGCCATTTTGGTCACTTCTATCGGCACTACAGCCGGGCATTGAGTTCTCCTCCTTTCTGTAAATATGAACTTTCGGATCCCAGAtggcattttaatttttgttttcctctaGATGAAGCTACCCTTGAACATTCATGCAAATCACAGTACAACACAATCGTATACAAGCTGCTTTTTGACCGTATTCCCGGTAATTCAGTTGAGAAGCTATTTGGTGTGTGTGAACTGGCGAGAATCGAATGTAAAGTAATTCACTTAATTCGAGACATAAGGCCAGTTGTGATGTCGGCCAGGAAAGTGGCCTTCTTTAGAGAGGTGGATCACAAATCCAAGCCGTCACTGcgacaatttgtttattttcactGCGAAGTAACAGAAAACAACCTTCAACTGGCGAAATCTCTGGACCTGTCTCTTCGACGTCGCTATGTACTGGTTAGATACGAAGACCTGGCAGTTCAACCTTTGCAGCTTTTAGATTACTTGTTCGAGTTTGCCGGTCTTGAAGTACTTGAAAGCATTAAACAGTGGGTAGTCAACACAACACAGCCTAATTTTAACGATCTTCAACAACAAGCAAGGAACCCCACGTCTGTTATAAGAAACTCGCTAGAAGTTCTGAACAAATGGCGACTTAAAGCAGATCCTTTAGACATGAACATCATTGAACGATATTGCCGAGATGTCATGAAAATGATGGGTTATATACCAATACAAGGATCGTATAGACTGCTGCGAAATCTTTCATCTCCGCTGTTTAATGATACTTTCCCAGCTCAACAATGGATCAAAGGGTATCAAAAAAGCTTACTTTAA